The genomic region TCATATCTTGTCCAACTTTACCATTAACGCACTGATAGGCAGTGATGAATCGACAACTTTAATATCAGTACTGCTTAAATATAAAAGCTCCATGAACGACAGAATCCATCATATGAAAAAAAGAGTTTATTTGTCTTCGTTAGCAACCATCATGCAGTTATGAACTTAACTCATGTATAGTGAATTAAATTAACACAGTGAATAAAGGACTCAGAACAGTGAATTTATTGACAAATAGACTGTCTGTCGCTCCAAACAGACCTTAGAAAGACTTGCACGAGTACAGATTCAAACATATCCAATGACTTTGGCGGTGTCTTCATGTAGAGACTGGAAACGGTCCGATTACCCTGAAATGAAAAGTGACACGATTTTTAATTTAACACGTTTCTCTCTATTGACAAATCTGACTAACAATTTTTCTGTTCCCATCttgtgtagctgttgtggtGGTACGTCAGTGTCTGAATGACATAAGAGTTACATTAAAGACATTACACAGCTACTAAAGGTACCTGAATCAGGTGAATTTAAGATTATATGTATTAAACATCTGTTACAACAACCGTCTGATAACATAATAGGTATATGAATATCTTAAATGAAGCGCTGTACACAACATATTATGCAATTTTAGTTTGCTTAATCAATTTACAGCTGCATTATACCATCACAGAGAAGTTTCATTAGCAAATGCTGTTTTCATAGATATCAAATAAGCTaatattttgtccttttttagcTAATACAGCTGACATGAAGCTATTACTAGATTAGCTTGCCAGCTATAGAAACCAGGATGAAGTTGGTGCAACATTTTAATCGTTGTTTTTTACTGTTTAAACTTATATCTCTGTTTCAAATCCTTGATTTGTCATAGTTTGGGTATATATTAGAGACTTTCTATTCACATAGATGTTGTGTATTTTAACAATGGTAAGAGAGCAGGATATTGAAGTGAACAGTGGGCAAACAGCGACCATTGAATGGGAAGCTAACTTTGCTTCGGCAGTGGAGGAACTTTCTGAGGTCATTTCATTCATCAGATGGTGATGAACATaaactgtataattaatggacgtagtatccatgacgtcacccatctgtttctgaagcgctgttttgaagccaatcgtctgcaggagccatattggaaattctgaactcaacctaacttctgtcgagctagtgtgaggtaaagaggcgggctttgacctcatggccaacagctacagtgttcctgcctgtcagtcaagtgagtcatgtccttaaatgggcataactcgtaatcttaatatctccttaactgtcgcattagaaaaaaaattcagcccccgtacagtgtgtgccgatagagaaattagctcttcagaccaaagctgttttttgaaccaggctgtaaacatatttatttctgctgtaaagatcgcctttttttaattggtgtgtttgtggtttccagtgtttctgcagccagcctcaagcagacgctcaatgaactgcagtttatgacacttccacatgggcttcatgttttgagactggaggttaccgcttggtgaTGAACGACAAAAAGACATCTTAAGTCACTCGTAGAGCAGCTAAATCACTGATGTTAATATATCTCAGCCTTCTGTGAATCTATGTAAAGTGCCCACTCTCATAAAGTGGGACTCCTCAGGAAGTAGACACTTGTGTTGTGCACTCATCTTTTTCCAAAGTGTGCATCTGATATTTCTAGCCTAACATTGTTCTCAAAAGTAAATAGCAATGAATGGTAGTAAATTGAAATTATTCACGTCTGGCATGCAAACATGCATAAGTTGTAAGGAGACGCACCCCCGGTTAAAGCACCTTCTTAACTTCCAGTAATTCATGCATAGTGACTGCAATATGTGCATTTtatcaaaaaagacaaaacacatacTTTAGAGAGGCAAAGAAAATGAATCAATTCTTTATAAATCACCTCTTTCTTTACTTCAAATATTGGGGAATTAAATTTATTACATATTGAAATGTTTCTTTGATTGATAAATTCATGAATAGAGCACCAGAATTGCCAAGTCATGAAAACAATACATTTGAAATGATGCCAATAACCATGAAAGTGTAGAACATACTGCAGATAAACTTATAATCTTTGTTCTTTACATTTTACTAAAATTGTACACTTAATTCAACTGCATGTTTGTAAACTGCATGTTACCACAACTTCACTCCTAGCCTTCCTGTGTTCACTCTTGTGTCACTCTGTgttatggatttttttaataataaaaccaATGCGCTGAAACAAATGGAATCATTTGTATTCACTGTTATTATCTGGTTTAAACTAAATTAATATGcggaattaaaaatgtatctgagGAGACTGCCAGCCTCATTTTGTTAAAGTTAAAGTATCTAGTGTCTCACCTCTTCCGTTGTTGCAGCCCAATCCGCTGGCGTTTCCTATCCGGTCCATCCTTGCTCCAAAGCAGGAGGATTTTTTCCTGGCGGTGAGCAGCAGGTCCTGCAGGCGGCTCCTCGTGCTCGCTGCCGTCCTGCTGCGGCCTTCAGATCTTTCTGGTATCAAAGCTTCCTGGTCCACCTCCTGCTCTGGGCTCCATCCTTGGCCAGCCTGCCTCTGCTCTGGCTCCTGGTTTGTTTCTTCATAATCTGCCTCAGAGTTGCCTTCCTCCTGGGCCGCTTCAGCCAGAG from Notolabrus celidotus isolate fNotCel1 chromosome 11, fNotCel1.pri, whole genome shotgun sequence harbors:
- the nppa gene encoding natriuretic peptides A — encoded protein: MMRAAVLWGLLVLLCQHSLVSGHVLGRPSSSSDLAQLKSLLQRFEETLAEAAQEEGNSEADYEETNQEPEQRQAGQGWSPEQEVDQEALIPERSEGRSRTAASTRSRLQDLLLTARKKSSCFGARMDRIGNASGLGCNNGRG